CTTCCATTTAGCTAGCTGTTTTAGTGTCATAATGCAatttatatacatacagtattttacaAAAAGGTTATAAAAACGTGGGGCTGTTCAAACATTTGATGTTTAAATCTAACTTGTCAAATGTGCGTGTTAACAGACACACGTTTTATTAGAGTGTGAAGTGCCTTCCTTTTTGATTCTATCCATTTAGTTATTTCAGATCTATAAGGGGCCGTCCAGAAGTGTCTAGGCCAAGGCTAGGGATTGATGTGGGAACGGGGCCCAAGCTCAACCCAAGTCTGTGATGGTCAGTGTCAACTGCTTCTCCTAATGTTTTCTCTTCTTCTTGGCACTTCCTTGATTAATTAATGTTATTGATTGGCCGGACAGTTAGTTTGATGCTGGAGAAgaggaaaaggggggggggggaggggggagagagagagagagagagagagagagagagagagaaagagaaagacaaagagagagagagagagagagaaagagagagagagagagagagagagagagagagagaggataaaggaTGGAAAGTAATGATTTAGGAGAAAACCCTTGAGGGAGAAAGTTGTTGAAGTAAGTTTCTGCAGACGGTGCAGTTCGGACAGAATGTCACTGGAGCAAGCtgctcattacacacacacatacatacacttgCGCGTAGAGGCACATGATGACACACCTGGTTTTTCAAGTCCAAATCAGACAGTGATTGAAAGTCAAAGGAAAATAAGCTAACAACAGAGCTGATGTTTGGGGAGAACCTACGAACCAAAGGAACCTGATGTCTTCAAAACGTGGAGACCTTATGCGGCGAGATGACGGTGATGAGTGTGCGCCCGTCCAGTGGGGAAAACACCGGGTACAGCTTCTCCTTGAAGTTGTCTGTAAATGTATAGATGTGTGACTTGGTTGCTGCGTTGTAGAAGGAGATCTGTCCTTCCTCATAGTCTAGATAGATCCCCAACCGGCGGGCCACCAGACCCAGGGGCAGGGGCGTCTCAGGCTTGGTGCAGGCGTAGAATTGGTGGGTGCTGCGCCACAGGGTCCAATAGCCCATCTGGGGGCTCATGGGGAAGCGGCCGTGGCGTTTGGCGCCCGCCGTGGTCAGGCCCACCCGCCAGTAGCCGTTGTTGGCTATTTCAACCTCCCAGTAGTGGCGTCCAGAGGCGTATCCCTCCCAGCCCAACACGCCAGGCCAGGCGTCAAAGCGCTGGGGACTAAAGGGCAGGTTGGACTCGGATATGCCCTCCTGGACCTTTCGGTGGTCGTCGGAGAGCTGAAGCCATGAGTGGTTGGTCATGGGGTCAAGGGTCACGTCAGCtttagggaggaggggggagagagttggTTGAGTTGATAGCTTTCTGAAATGTGCTGCACATTTTTTACTTTCATAATTTTAAATTAGATTCTGTCATCtgttttctattctattctacttttCTATGCTAGTAGCTATTACCATTATGTAAGCTGTAGTTCAAGGTTTGGCCAAAATGTATGGCAAATGCTTTATATTTAATATTCTATTCATTCTTATTTTCTGTGCTTTTTAATTTGATGAATATTTTAAATTAAAGTACATTTCCAAATAGAAGGATAGTTACCTGATGCACTGAGCATCCAGTTCCACACCGAGTTAGGGATGTATCTTGCAGTGCCTGCATTCCAGGTGCGCTGCTTTGCTGACAGCCACAGATGAGCAATAACACCCTGAAAATAGGAACACAGGCAAAGAATTGGCATTAAGCGTTtcattttcacctttattttttaCTGTGACTTGAAATGTACTGACCAAAGTGACGCAGACCAGATCAACAGATTCAAATGCATACATGTTCTTTTCAACCCTGACCAACAGGCAGATCACACCTACATAATACACTATGCTGATACAGAGGAAAAGTATGACGTAAATGACATGCTAGACTGGCAGTTTTCTCGACATTGTTTTATTGCACTATATCAAATGACCTGGGGCCTTATCACAACGAAGGTACAGCGGACGTGAAGTTTAGACAAGACAACGGTCAATCATTCACTGTATGGGTGATGAGATAGATAGGGCTGTATGGAGTTTGGTTTTGGGATGGCTGTCTTGTGATGttcatttaaaatgttttgtATTGTAACATATCCCAATATTATTACTAGATATTGAATTGAAAAAAAATACTTTGATATGGTGGTTTAAATAGTACagaatgtcatttaaaaaaaatacctcTTATCTAATCCATCATGATCTTGCCAAAGAACTTTACTTTTGCTCCTAATTTCCCTACTATTATGAATAAAGAAATGGTACATTGAGCAAGTATTATGAAACAGAAACATGGAGAAAATAGATTATGATTGGTTGAATCCTAGAATTCCTGTGGACCAGGTAGGGAGCTAATCAGTTCTATCTGATAAGCCCTACAGATTCTGGTGGAGCATTGATCTGTCCACCCAGTTATGATTTTACAGCTTTATTAGTGGAGCGGTATATCACTGGTTATGTAAGCTGCTTTCATAACACTTTAGGTAAGTCGGTGGgtagaaatcaaatcaagctttatttatacagcacatttcagacatggaatgcaacgccATGTGctttacacacacaaaaaaataaacactgaaaataaaagcggaaatatttactacacaacaaacataaaacatatatttttagctttgcttttccttaggaTGTGGTTTTTAGTTGTTCCGTTTGTCATTTTGTTTTTATATCTTAAGATCtcttaaatatgtccacagttccAGCCCCAcccaggttctctggcaggctattccagaggctggaggcataataactaaaggctgcctctccatacctctgtcacaccctgatctgtttcacctgtctttgtgcttgtttccaactccctccaggtgtcgcccatttgcacaattatcccctgtgtattatACCTGTgtcttctgtttgtctgttggcagttcgtcttgtctcgccaagcctaccagcgttttccctTACTCCTGTTTTCTCTCTTGTCCCCGTTTTCTTGTTTTCCCAGGTTTTACCTGCCCtgatcctgagcctgcctgccgttctgtacctttcggactctgctctggattactgacctctacctgcccttgacctgttgtttgtctgccccctgtttttgtaataaacctgtgttacttcgaactgtctgcatctgggtcttatcctgaggtctgatacTCTTGgttctaggctttgggatagttaaaaggccagtgccagaggacctgagggacatACTGGTttcataacttaaaagcatgtctgacatgtattggggtgcacaatcgtagattgatttaaaaaccaataaaataattttaaaatGAATTCTAAAACTCAGAGACAGCCAGTCAGAGACTTTAAAactggtgtaatgtgtgctctctgtctggtcttggtcagtacccgtgcttcagcattctgtatgttttacagtacagagaccttaaaaccagtgtaatgtgtgctctccgtctggtcttggtcagtacccgtgctgcagcattctgtatgttttacagttgatcaatggctttcttgggtagaccagataggagagcattacagtagtcaagcctgcttgtaataaaagcattgatgagtctctctgtatccacctgagagagaaacggcccaccttggcaatgttcctcaggtggtaaaaagctattttggtcacattcctaatgtgtgacTCGAAATTTAGTacagaatctaaaataacacctaggTTTTTAACCTGGTGGAGGTATGCATATTTGAGCATGTATAGACTATATGATTGTATTGCTGATTCTTAATCAACAGAAATGGGAATGTTTAAGAGGGAACATTGCTAACTAATTATAATGGATTCAGGTGAGGGTACGACTTCAGAAAATAAAACGCTGTAGGCATAACATCACAAGTTGTGTTATGTTTAATGAGAAGACCCCTAATAAACTATGAAACTAATAAACTATTAAACTAGTTCGCCAATATATAATGTTgacctctttttttttttctttttttgtgtgtgcgcCTGCGTGCGTCGGTAGCTCACCTTGCAGTCCTCCTTTAGCAGTGACCAGGTAATGAACTCCAGTAAGGGCAGGAGGTTGACCAGTCTCTTCTTCCTCAGGCCCAGCAGACGCAGAACCTTGCCGAGCTCATCGCTTTGCACCCCACAGCTCTGtgtagacacagacacatggacGTTAATACCAAGTCATCTCTATGGGTCTCCTattaggctcccgagtggtgcagcggtctaaggcactacatttcagtgcaagaggcataactacagacatcctggttcgatgtaggccggcattgtaaataagaatttgttcttaactgacttgcctggttaaataaatgtaaaaatgaaTTACACTTTTTTGACCTTTTACCCCTTATGCTAAATGGTCTGTTTTTGGTAGCAAATCTGCAAATAGCAGATATGTTCCCACCTGGCAGTCATACGCCAGAGGCCAGCTCAGCACTCCCGACCCCGCCTTACCTCCAACCCCCACCTGGCCCAAGGCTGTTTAGGTTGTAGAAATGACTATCATTAGGGAACACGTATTTCCCCCATTTCTTTTCTCAGTGGTGTTCCTTTAACTCTTATATACATTTGTATCCTTGACCCCTGATCTCTCACCTCTGAGGCACTCTGCAGCTCCTTGGCCCACTCCATGATCCTCTGCTGCACTTCCTCGTTAggatcctcctctccatccctgttttcttcctcctcttccaccttCTCACTTCTCTCCTGCACCCAGGGGCTTTTCTTCAACTCCTTGTCGACACTTGTGAGCTCATTGGCCCACAGCAGAATGAGTTTCCTGCTCTCCTCCAGACTGCGTTCTGTTCTTGGGTCTTTCAGTTCCTCAGGGGTCTCTCCTTTACTGGTGCCTTCCCTCGCATCACTGCCACTctgcaacaacacaaaacagcaACAAGGTCAATATCATGCTGTACATTCTCAATAGTGTGTATAGCTATGTCATCTCAACCATCTTACTGTTGTCGTAGCAGTACTGTGTTGTCCATTCATAGAGTACAGCATGTGATTTTGCGTATAATATAGCTTGATTCACAAAGAAAACAGGCACAAGGCGAACATCTAGCCATGCGTTGCAAAACTAGATCAAATAAATGCAAAATGGGATGGTTGAGTGTGTTTTTCGTTTAAATAACCCTGTTCCCACCTGGCAGTCATACGCCAGAGGCCAGCTCAGCACTCCCGACCCCGCCTTACCTCCAACCCCCACCTGGCACGATTGTAAAAATCTCCTGTCCATGTAATCCTGTAACCTCCCCTCCCACCCTGGAGGGGTATCTGCCTAAGTTACATGGTTTGACTATAACCCTGTATGTTCCAGCTCAGCCCCACGGGGCACTGGGATGGGTTACCAGAGCTGTAAAGGGTGATAAGAACCCCTGTATCAGTACCCTCCTTACCCATCACCTCATTTAACTGTGTCATCTGTCTTGCTTAGCAACGCTTATCCAATATCGGTGAACCAACACTTGCACTtgacttcctccctcccccttctagctctgactttgccgatagctactttattgaggaataaTTTACTTTATATGCCTGTGATATGCGGTTGTCCCACCtaactatcttaagatgaatgcactaactgtaagtcactctggataagtgtgtctgctaaatgactaacatgtcaaATGTAAAGGTAATAAACAAGCTAAGTTTGTCCCGCTAAGAACAATTTGGTTATGAGAATCAGTACTTTTTCTTCTAGGAGGGAAAGTATTAAACGGTCCAACTGTCAACGTGTCAACCCAGGTGTTCAAGCTATATTAACATGGTGATCAACCCAAATGGGTCATTTCACCCTGTTTTACTCAAGAGACAGTTCTAAAGTCCCTTTGGGGCCAACAAACtcctttttttatataaaaaaaatatatattccttTCTCTGTAAAGGCACTAAATTAAATGTTGCATAATTTTTGTTAACGTGAACAATCCCTGACCTACAGACAGGCCTTATTCACTATCCAGTCTTCATTCAACACCTGTCTCATAGTTCCCCAATGATTGACGCCATCCTCTACTAAACCAGGCCTACTGTTTCTCCTTCATCGCACATCGAACTTCCCTGTGCATTTACTTGTCCTTTGCCCTCACAATCCATAATTCCAGAGGCATTTTGCAATACAAAATATGGGGCAAATTAATACTACCGCTAATAGTATCGTTAATGCTATCGCTAATGCTATCGCCAAAACTACCGCTGATACTATCATACTAACATTGGAAATCAATGTGCATCCCTGGTCTGTCGGGGCTGTCTCAGTTACTGCTTTTGTTTCCTCATCCTCTTACCACATCCCTCTCCCCTTGTTCTTTCTATAAATGtatgtctctcctgtcccccactctccctctcaggGGTCTACTTACCTTACAGACGTCGGCCACCTGCTCCTTCCAGTGGTTGATGAAGCGGACACACTCCTGCAGGCTGCGCAGGTTCTTCAGGCCGCTTTGACGAGGATGTTGCTACAAGAGACACATACATACAGGATGAGCAGGCAAATGAATAGAAAAACAgtacaaacaaacacatacaggTAGAAGAGTACACAAAGGAATAGAAAGacttttaaatggactggatgctcccgagtggcgcagtggtctaaggcactgcatctcagggctggaagtgtcactacagacaccctggttcgaatccaggctgtatcacaactggctgtgattgggagtcccatagggcggcgcacaattggcccagggtcgtccgggttaggccgtcattgtaaatatgaatttgttctcaactgacttgcctggttaaataaacaaatcaaatgtGATGCTGTGAGTGGATGGAGGTTTGTGTGTAACCTACCCGTAAGCGGCATGTGGAGGGGGTGCAGCTCTTGGAGGGTTTGGTAGGGGCTGAGCTGTGGGCCTGGAGGTCTTCTTCAGGAAGGTTCCATCGCACCGCCCCGATGGAGTGACTCTGGGTAGAGCTCTCCAACTTCAGCTCTGGAGGTGAAACAGTGATAAAATGAGattagaggggtgggggggacacAGATACATTTCAGAGTTAATTACAGGTGCCCCTGGCATGGGGGGGGGGTGTGACATCCGGACTTTTCGGATTAAAACATTGTGAACCGACTGTTTTATGTACAGACCTGTGAATGGTATGAATGATTAGGAGACAAATTACTGACCTAGTTCATTAGAGGAAAAGTCTCTGCTCTTCCCTACACTGGCAGTGCTATATAGTACACAGAAAGTAGTAGATagtgttctaaaattgattgatcTATGCTTGTTTTTAATGATTGCCCCACTATTGGACGGTTGTGATGTGTTTCGATAAAGATTGAATACCAGTTTGGAATCAATTCTAGATTCACATTACAACAATAAATAACTACCAATGTTGTCACGTTTAATACGATGACAGgcagtttctgtacagcactttgagatatcagctgatgtaagaagggctatataaattgatttgatttaattcaaAATAGTTCTAAACAAAGATTACTTGATTTATGGTCAACTAAAAAAGTcacataaaaaacaaaaaatatatatacacacacacaagtcctcaactgcagTGATGTCAAtttagcaattttgttgctagatttatcaacttttcagactaccctggcaactttcttttcaaacagcacctagcaacaaatgttgctacttttaaaaatggattttgaacttttagcaacttttgagAAGTGCATCAAATACTAAAATGCACGCATTTTCCTTCTAAATGACACAAAAAcgattttctctgtcacacactcagtcacaacacacgtgcctggctgcaaaagtgcattgtgagtgacgtcagcagcaggcgctcagctcgtgcacaggcagcagcaggccagcagcaatttcagcaaattgcaaatcattgttggccgactgcagcagcagtagtacgggttcgacgagccaaacccaatgaatatagttggtcacgaatgtttgatcttgaatagaacttacaacatcaatcaacatgtctcaatcaaaattgtacagaaaagagtgggagtctgtacctgaacaaatgtcaaatcatatttttcgctgagatggccagtcaatttgagtaacgttattgtgtattTTACGTAATGACAGCAGTTTAAGTTAACACGCAATGACATCACAACGTCATTTAGCAACTTTTAGCAACAAATCAACCTGCCTCTAGCAATTTACCCTGAAAATGAGTTGGCAACACtgctcaactggcagcttcattaaatagtacccgcaaaacaccagtctcaacgtcaacagtgaagtggctgaccttctaggcagaacacttttttccaatcttcctcagtccagtgtctgtgttcttttgcctatctTAATCTTTCATTTTTAATCGGCCAGTCTGggatatgtttttttctttgcaagtctgcctagaaggccagcatcccggagtcgcctcttcactgttgacgttgagactggtgttttgcgggtactatttaatgtagctgccagttgaggacttgcgaggtgtctgtttctcaaactagacaaacaacagctcaagacatcagtcaagaagttaaagcttggtcacaaatgggtcttccaaatggacaatgaccccaagcatacttccaaagttgtgccaaaatggcttaaggacaacaaagtattggcgtggccatcacaaagtcctgacctcaatcctatagaaaatttgtgggcagaactgaaaaagcatgtgctagcaaggaggcctacaaacctgactcagttaaaccagctctgtccggaggaatgggccaaatttcacccaacttattgtgggaatcttgtggaaggctacccaaaaggtttgacccaagttaaacaatttaaaggcaacgcttctaaatactaattgagtgtatgtaaacttctgacccacttggaatgtgataaaagaaataaaagctgaaataaatcattatctctactattattctgacatttcacattcttaaaataaagtggtgatcctaacagacctaagacagggaatttatactatgattaaatgtcaggaattgtgaaaaactgagtttaaatgtattagtctaaggtgtatgtaaacttccgtcttcaactgtatatacacacacatatatatatctatatatatacacaaatacatatacatatatatatatatatatatatatatatatatataaatatacacacatatgtatatatatatatatatttatatgtatgtgtgtgtgtgtgtgtgtgtatgtatatgtgtatatatatagatatatatatatctcagtaAGGAAAAGGGACAAATACTTACTAGACACCTTCAGAATGCTCTTCATTTCGAAAGTTGCCATCCTTAGTCCTGTATGAACATAAATCGACTCCTTACAAAATATTCCATATGACAGTTGAGGCCACCAAAGATTTAACTTATTTATCCATATCCACATGTTGAattgtaaaaaaaatctaatttgacGGTCACACGTCAAATACGCTTAACTTAAAACTGAAAGTCTACTACCAAGCTTTGAATATACATTGAAatgatatacacatacacacaatttGAAATGCAGAACTAAAAACAATGACAGGTGACATTGTTGAAGCTATGAAAAAAGCTTCAGTAGATAAGGAAATATCAGAAATACAATCTTTATCACAATTAAAACGAAACATGACAATGGGTTTATCATTACATTAGATCAAATGACAAAGAATAAAACATTTGAGATAAAAATTAAAAAGAAACCAAAATCCTACCCTATGCGTGAAGGTCGGTCTGGTGCGCGTTCTTGGTAGTTGGTACAGCAAACACTCCCAAGTCTGCTGTTTTTGTTACAGTGCTTGCAGTTTGATCTTTGGACTTTTTTATGGTCCTTGGC
This is a stretch of genomic DNA from Salvelinus alpinus chromosome 11, SLU_Salpinus.1, whole genome shotgun sequence. It encodes these proteins:
- the LOC139534956 gene encoding nuclear factor 7, brain-like isoform X2: MATFEMKSILKVSKLKLESSTQSHSIGAVRWNLPEEDLQAHSSAPTKPSKSCTPSTCRLRQHPRQSGLKNLRSLQECVRFINHWKEQVADVCKSGSDAREGTSKGETPEELKDPRTERSLEESRKLILLWANELTSVDKELKKSPWVQERSEKVEEEEENRDGEEDPNEEVQQRIMEWAKELQSASESCGVQSDELGKVLRLLGLRKKRLVNLLPLLEFITWSLLKEDCKGVIAHLWLSAKQRTWNAGTARYIPNSVWNWMLSASADVTLDPMTNHSWLQLSDDHRKVQEGISESNLPFSPQRFDAWPGVLGWEGYASGRHYWEVEIANNGYWRVGLTTAGAKRHGRFPMSPQMGYWTLWRSTHQFYACTKPETPLPLGLVARRLGIYLDYEEGQISFYNAATKSHIYTFTDNFKEKLYPVFSPLDGRTLITVISPHKVSTF
- the LOC139534956 gene encoding nuclear factor 7, brain-like isoform X1 translates to MWIWINKLNLWWPQLSYGIFCKESIYVHTGLRMATFEMKSILKVSKLKLESSTQSHSIGAVRWNLPEEDLQAHSSAPTKPSKSCTPSTCRLRQHPRQSGLKNLRSLQECVRFINHWKEQVADVCKSGSDAREGTSKGETPEELKDPRTERSLEESRKLILLWANELTSVDKELKKSPWVQERSEKVEEEEENRDGEEDPNEEVQQRIMEWAKELQSASESCGVQSDELGKVLRLLGLRKKRLVNLLPLLEFITWSLLKEDCKGVIAHLWLSAKQRTWNAGTARYIPNSVWNWMLSASADVTLDPMTNHSWLQLSDDHRKVQEGISESNLPFSPQRFDAWPGVLGWEGYASGRHYWEVEIANNGYWRVGLTTAGAKRHGRFPMSPQMGYWTLWRSTHQFYACTKPETPLPLGLVARRLGIYLDYEEGQISFYNAATKSHIYTFTDNFKEKLYPVFSPLDGRTLITVISPHKVSTF